One genomic window of Bradyrhizobium sp. B124 includes the following:
- a CDS encoding NADH:flavin oxidoreductase/NADH oxidase, which translates to MTELPLLFTPLQLRDLELKNRIMVSPMATYSAQDGRATDWHTAHVGKLAAGGAGLVFVEQSSVNIQGRITHGCLGIWDDTHIADHAALAALIHSFNAKAAIQIAHGGRKGSAQRPWEGGNPLGEADITARGEGPWRIAASSGIPFDDGWPAPQMLTSEQIDALVDDYRQAFRRARAAGYDVIELHCAHGYLMHSFLSPLANNRNDEYGGSRENRMRLPLRIAGIMREEWPDHLPAFVRISSVDGVDIGWSIEDSIAFATELKAIGIDMVDCSSGGMKLPRGNSLVSRTPGFQVPFAERIQKEAGMPTVAVGLIREPDYAEAILRDGKATLIALGRELLWNPNWPAQTALALGCDPEWTSWPEQYGWWLKRRVAQQGR; encoded by the coding sequence ATGACCGAACTGCCGCTGCTCTTCACCCCGCTGCAACTCCGCGACCTCGAACTGAAGAACCGGATCATGGTCTCGCCGATGGCGACCTATTCGGCGCAGGACGGGCGCGCGACCGATTGGCACACCGCGCATGTCGGCAAGCTCGCCGCCGGCGGCGCCGGCCTCGTGTTCGTCGAGCAGAGCTCGGTGAACATCCAGGGACGCATCACCCATGGCTGCCTCGGCATCTGGGATGATACGCACATCGCAGATCATGCCGCCCTCGCCGCGCTGATCCACAGCTTCAACGCCAAGGCCGCGATCCAGATCGCACATGGCGGCCGGAAGGGCTCGGCGCAGCGGCCGTGGGAAGGCGGCAATCCGCTCGGCGAAGCCGACATCACGGCCCGCGGTGAAGGCCCGTGGCGGATCGCGGCCTCGAGCGGCATTCCGTTCGACGACGGCTGGCCGGCACCGCAGATGCTGACGTCAGAGCAGATCGATGCCCTGGTGGACGACTACCGCCAGGCGTTTCGCCGTGCCAGGGCTGCCGGTTACGACGTCATCGAGCTGCACTGCGCGCACGGCTACCTGATGCACTCCTTCCTGTCGCCGCTGGCCAACAACCGCAACGACGAATACGGCGGGTCGCGCGAAAATCGCATGCGCCTGCCGCTGCGGATCGCAGGCATCATGCGCGAGGAATGGCCCGACCACCTGCCCGCCTTCGTCCGCATCTCGTCGGTCGACGGCGTCGACATCGGCTGGTCGATCGAAGACTCGATCGCATTTGCCACCGAGCTGAAGGCGATCGGGATCGACATGGTCGACTGCTCTTCGGGCGGCATGAAGCTGCCGCGCGGCAACTCGCTGGTGTCACGCACCCCGGGCTTCCAGGTGCCGTTCGCCGAGCGCATCCAGAAGGAGGCCGGCATGCCGACGGTCGCGGTCGGGCTGATCCGCGAGCCGGACTACGCCGAAGCCATCTTGCGGGACGGCAAGGCGACGCTTATTGCACTCGGCCGCGAACTGCTGTGGAATCCGAACTGGCCCGCGCAGACGGCACTCGCGCTCGGATGCGATCCCGAGTGGACGAGCTGGCCCGAGCAATATGGCTGGTGGCTGAAGCGGCGGGTGGCACAGCAGGGACGATAG
- a CDS encoding ABC transporter substrate-binding protein, which yields MTSSYGWIAAGAAILSATFAAAPSHAQISDDVVKIGVLTDQAGLYADAAGPGAVEAVRMAIADFGGKVLGKPIAMVDADHQNKADIGAGIARRWYEQENVDVIVDFANSAVAFAVLELTKQKNKAMLVSSAGSSDLTGKGCSANSVQWTYNTYALANSTVRALAKEGAKSWYFVTVDYAFGHALRNDAAKTVEKVGGTIAGEVRHPLNSMDFSSYLLQAQSSKADVIAFANTGGDLANSIRQAQEFGLAQQQKLAAFLMQTSDIHAIGLQAAQGLQLATAFYWDLDDKTRDFAARFMARTNKRPTMVQAGLYSAVMNYLKAVEKSGTDDGPKVIAQMKDMPIDDFFARNAFLRADGQLIHDMYLVQVKSPAESKGAWDYEKLVQVIPGKEAFATPEESACPLLKK from the coding sequence ATGACATCGAGTTACGGATGGATCGCCGCGGGCGCTGCAATCCTGTCGGCCACCTTCGCAGCAGCGCCATCGCACGCGCAGATCTCCGACGACGTGGTGAAGATCGGCGTGCTGACCGATCAGGCCGGCCTCTATGCCGACGCTGCCGGCCCCGGTGCGGTCGAGGCGGTGCGGATGGCGATCGCGGATTTCGGCGGCAAGGTTTTGGGCAAGCCGATCGCGATGGTCGATGCCGACCATCAGAACAAGGCCGACATCGGCGCCGGCATCGCGCGGCGCTGGTACGAGCAGGAGAATGTCGACGTCATCGTCGATTTCGCCAACTCCGCCGTCGCCTTCGCCGTGCTCGAACTCACCAAGCAGAAGAACAAGGCGATGCTGGTGTCGTCGGCCGGCTCCTCCGATCTGACCGGAAAGGGCTGCTCGGCCAATTCGGTGCAATGGACCTACAACACCTATGCGCTCGCCAACAGCACAGTTCGGGCACTGGCCAAGGAAGGCGCGAAGAGCTGGTACTTCGTCACGGTCGACTACGCCTTCGGGCACGCTTTGCGCAACGATGCAGCCAAGACCGTGGAGAAGGTCGGCGGCACGATCGCGGGCGAGGTGCGGCATCCGCTCAACAGCATGGATTTCTCGTCGTATCTGCTGCAGGCCCAGAGCTCGAAGGCGGATGTGATCGCCTTCGCCAACACCGGCGGCGACCTCGCCAATTCGATCCGGCAGGCGCAGGAATTCGGGCTGGCGCAGCAGCAGAAGCTGGCGGCCTTCCTGATGCAGACCAGCGACATCCACGCGATCGGCTTGCAGGCCGCCCAGGGGCTGCAACTCGCGACCGCGTTCTATTGGGATCTCGACGACAAGACCCGCGACTTCGCCGCGCGTTTCATGGCCAGGACCAACAAGCGGCCGACCATGGTGCAGGCCGGGCTCTACTCCGCAGTCATGAATTACCTCAAGGCGGTGGAGAAATCCGGCACCGACGATGGTCCCAAGGTGATCGCGCAGATGAAGGACATGCCGATCGATGACTTCTTTGCCCGCAATGCCTTCCTGCGCGCGGATGGCCAGCTGATCCACGACATGTATCTCGTGCAGGTGAAATCGCCGGCCGAATCCAAGGGCGCCTGGGACTACGAGAAGCTGGTTCAGGTCATCCCGGGCAAGGAGGCATTTGCGACGCCGGAGGAGAGCGCATGTCCGCTGCTGAAGAAATGA
- a CDS encoding AMP-binding protein, with protein sequence MYTVFSVFAATADAAAFKPFLCIPARPDRGYFPDGVELSYGDIARQVCALREHYRAAGFGHGHRACLLLENRPDFIVHWLALNGLGVSIVPINPAYRAAEIAYLIAHAEPDLIVTLHDQKELQKALTGAVPVLEVSGDDLGASVQKIPLVRRPPPHAGEPGSETEAALLYTSGTTARPKGCILTNEYVVSTGRWYVSHGGEATYHAGAERLYSPLPLFHMAGLTLTPIAMMLTGGCLILPERFNAKSAWRDIVCCRATVLHYLGVIVAALLAQPETPDEKAHALRFSMGVGANPEQRARARERFGIPFVEGWGMTETGRSPFNTAEPRHLETNTIGRSVPGLEMTILDADGNALPPGAVGELCVRHSAPTPRRGFFSGYLKDPEATEQAWRGGWFHTGDSAWQHEDGAFVFVDRLKHLVRRAGENISAAEIEAVLTTSDLVKQAAVVAARDPIRDEEVAAFIVINDGAAASRELAQHIFHFCHERLAPFKLPAWIAFVGDLPLTSTNKIQKHTLLGPDKDPLSHPGMIDLRQEKTNAIRQSN encoded by the coding sequence ATGTACACCGTGTTCAGCGTGTTCGCTGCGACTGCAGATGCGGCAGCGTTCAAACCCTTCCTCTGTATTCCCGCGCGTCCCGACCGCGGCTATTTTCCCGATGGCGTCGAACTGTCCTATGGCGACATTGCGCGGCAGGTCTGCGCATTGCGCGAACACTACCGCGCAGCCGGCTTCGGTCACGGACACCGCGCCTGCCTGTTGCTGGAGAACCGGCCGGATTTCATCGTGCATTGGCTGGCGCTCAACGGCCTCGGGGTCTCGATCGTTCCGATCAACCCGGCCTATCGCGCGGCGGAGATCGCGTATCTCATTGCGCATGCCGAGCCCGACCTGATCGTCACGCTGCACGATCAGAAGGAATTGCAGAAGGCACTGACCGGCGCGGTGCCGGTGCTCGAGGTGTCCGGCGACGATCTCGGCGCGAGTGTGCAGAAAATCCCGCTTGTCCGGCGACCGCCACCGCACGCCGGCGAGCCGGGAAGCGAGACCGAGGCCGCGCTGCTCTACACGTCGGGCACAACGGCGCGTCCGAAGGGCTGCATCCTCACCAACGAATACGTGGTCTCGACCGGCCGCTGGTACGTCAGCCACGGCGGCGAGGCAACGTATCATGCCGGAGCGGAGCGCCTCTACAGCCCGCTGCCGCTATTCCACATGGCCGGCCTGACGCTGACCCCGATCGCGATGATGCTGACCGGCGGCTGCCTCATCCTGCCGGAGCGCTTCAACGCGAAATCGGCCTGGCGCGACATCGTCTGCTGCCGCGCAACCGTGCTGCATTATCTCGGCGTGATCGTCGCGGCCCTGCTCGCCCAGCCGGAAACGCCGGACGAGAAGGCCCATGCGCTGCGCTTCTCGATGGGCGTCGGCGCCAACCCCGAGCAACGCGCGCGAGCCCGCGAACGCTTCGGCATCCCCTTCGTCGAGGGCTGGGGCATGACGGAGACCGGACGCAGCCCCTTCAACACGGCCGAGCCGCGCCATCTCGAAACCAACACGATCGGCCGCAGCGTACCGGGCCTCGAGATGACCATCCTCGATGCCGACGGCAATGCGCTGCCGCCGGGCGCGGTCGGCGAACTCTGCGTGCGCCATTCGGCACCGACGCCGCGGCGCGGCTTCTTCTCGGGCTATCTGAAAGACCCCGAGGCCACCGAGCAGGCCTGGCGCGGTGGCTGGTTTCATACCGGCGACAGCGCCTGGCAGCACGAGGATGGCGCGTTCGTGTTCGTCGACCGGCTGAAGCATCTGGTGCGGCGCGCCGGGGAAAACATCTCGGCGGCGGAGATCGAGGCCGTCCTGACAACATCCGACCTGGTCAAACAGGCGGCCGTCGTCGCCGCGCGCGATCCGATCCGCGACGAGGAGGTTGCGGCCTTCATCGTCATCAACGACGGCGCCGCCGCTTCGCGCGAACTTGCGCAGCACATCTTCCACTTCTGCCACGAGCGCCTCGCGCCGTTCAAGCTGCCGGCGTGGATCGCCTTCGTCGGCGACCTGCCGCTGACCTCGACCAACAAGATCCAGAAGCACACGCTGCTCGGCCCGGACAAAGACCCGCTGTCGCATCCCGGCATGATCGACCTGCGGCAAGAAAAGACCAACGCCATAAGGCAATCGAACTAG
- a CDS encoding N-acyl homoserine lactonase family protein: MKMHMLSGGRLRMSRRTYLPDAARGEMIDLPVACVLLRHTQGNVLFDTGCHPDVATDPEGRLGTLAKYMQPIMPADDHVLTSLKAVGLGPDDIDVVICSHLHTDHCGCNAFFKKATIFVHALEVEAANADNALDRGYIKADWDHPLKMEIFDRQMDVFGDGKLTLVPLPGHSKGTTGALVKLDQSGEYLLASDSLSVRANLDQRTSPRNSLDVDQFLNSLDEIARLEASGVKIICGHDDAQWASLQKGPNAYT, encoded by the coding sequence ATGAAGATGCATATGCTGTCGGGCGGGCGTTTGCGGATGTCCAGGCGGACCTATTTGCCTGATGCCGCACGCGGCGAGATGATCGATCTGCCGGTCGCCTGCGTGCTGTTGCGGCACACGCAGGGCAATGTGCTGTTCGACACCGGATGCCATCCCGATGTCGCGACCGATCCCGAAGGGCGGCTCGGCACGCTCGCCAAATACATGCAGCCGATCATGCCGGCAGACGATCATGTGCTGACGAGCCTGAAGGCCGTTGGCCTTGGCCCCGACGATATCGATGTGGTGATCTGCTCTCACCTGCACACCGATCATTGCGGCTGCAACGCCTTCTTCAAGAAGGCGACGATCTTCGTTCACGCGCTCGAGGTCGAGGCCGCGAACGCCGATAACGCGCTCGATCGCGGATACATCAAGGCGGATTGGGATCATCCGCTGAAGATGGAGATCTTCGACCGGCAGATGGATGTGTTCGGCGATGGCAAGTTGACGCTGGTCCCGCTGCCGGGACATTCGAAGGGAACGACCGGCGCGCTGGTCAAGCTGGATCAGAGCGGCGAATATCTGCTGGCGTCCGACTCGCTCAGCGTGCGCGCCAACCTCGATCAGCGGACCTCACCGCGCAACAGCCTCGATGTCGACCAGTTCCTGAACTCGCTCGACGAGATCGCCAGGCTCGAGGCATCCGGCGTCAAGATCATCTGCGGGCATGACGACGCACAGTGGGCCAGCCTGCAAAAGGGTCCGAACGCGTATACCTGA
- a CDS encoding SDR family oxidoreductase: MSKDGLCAIVTGSASGLGAATAQILATPGARLIINYSNSKAEAEATAEACRKQGAEVLVVQGDVSRDEDCKKIAAAAQRWGRLDVLVNNAGTTKHVPHHDLDGLTAEDFQRIYAVNTIGPFQMVRAVRALLETGAKASGRPSAVVNVSSIAGISGGGSSVAYAASKGALNTMTQSLARALAPLIRVNTVCPGYIDTPWFTKGRGEDGAKQVRDTVIARVPLKVASTAEDIANLVCFLASPASSNMTGEFVRMDAGMHLIQ; encoded by the coding sequence ATGTCCAAGGATGGTTTGTGCGCGATCGTGACGGGATCGGCATCGGGCCTCGGCGCCGCCACCGCGCAAATCCTCGCCACGCCGGGCGCGCGCCTCATCATCAACTATTCCAACAGCAAGGCGGAAGCCGAGGCGACCGCGGAAGCCTGCCGCAAGCAGGGCGCCGAAGTGCTGGTGGTGCAGGGCGACGTCTCGCGCGACGAGGACTGCAAGAAGATCGCAGCCGCTGCGCAGCGCTGGGGCCGCCTCGACGTGCTGGTCAACAATGCCGGCACCACGAAGCATGTGCCGCATCACGATCTCGACGGCCTGACGGCGGAGGATTTCCAGCGCATCTATGCCGTCAACACCATCGGCCCGTTCCAGATGGTCCGTGCCGTGCGCGCTCTGCTCGAGACCGGTGCAAAGGCATCCGGCCGTCCCTCGGCGGTGGTCAACGTCTCCTCGATCGCCGGCATTTCCGGCGGCGGTTCGTCGGTGGCCTATGCCGCGAGCAAGGGCGCGCTCAACACGATGACGCAGTCGCTGGCGCGCGCGCTGGCGCCGTTGATCCGCGTCAACACGGTGTGCCCGGGCTATATCGATACGCCCTGGTTCACCAAGGGCCGCGGCGAGGACGGCGCGAAGCAGGTGCGTGATACCGTGATCGCGCGTGTCCCGCTGAAGGTCGCGTCAACGGCCGAAGATATCGCCAATCTCGTCTGCTTCCTGGCGAGCCCGGCGTCGAGCAACATGACCGGCGAATTCGTCCGCATGGACGCCGGCATGCATCTCATTCAGTGA
- a CDS encoding GlsB/YeaQ/YmgE family stress response membrane protein, producing the protein MGGIIWVIIVGFVAGIIARLLSPGPNNPSGFILTTVLGIVGAFLATFIGQAIGHYGPEQGAGFITATIGALVVLFIWNRLVAARVIPDIGNR; encoded by the coding sequence ATGGGCGGCATCATCTGGGTCATCATCGTCGGCTTTGTCGCGGGGATCATTGCGCGGCTCCTGTCGCCGGGACCCAACAATCCAAGCGGCTTCATTCTCACCACCGTGCTCGGCATCGTCGGCGCGTTTCTCGCGACCTTCATCGGCCAGGCCATCGGCCATTACGGTCCTGAACAGGGCGCCGGCTTCATCACCGCCACGATCGGCGCGCTGGTGGTGCTGTTCATCTGGAACCGGCTGGTCGCGGCGCGCGTGATCCCGGACATCGGCAACAGGTGA
- a CDS encoding YidB family protein translates to MGLLDVLNGMQNGPRGPSAPSTPSDSSSGGGSGMSPMTMAILALLAWKAVKHFSGGQPGATAPPPTPAQAPSLPGNVTASLPGGAGGGGLGDLLKGGLGGLLAGGAAGTVLSGGLGDLLSQLQQKGHGDAANSWVSNGPNKQIAPGDLANALGADQIDSLASQSGMSRDQLLQGLSQYLPDAINHLTPDGRLPSGDELSGRL, encoded by the coding sequence ATGGGTTTACTCGACGTACTCAACGGCATGCAGAACGGCCCACGCGGTCCAAGCGCGCCAAGCACACCATCCGACAGCTCCAGCGGCGGCGGAAGCGGAATGTCGCCGATGACGATGGCTATCCTGGCGTTGCTCGCCTGGAAGGCGGTCAAGCATTTCTCCGGCGGCCAACCGGGCGCAACCGCCCCTCCGCCGACGCCAGCGCAAGCGCCGTCACTCCCCGGCAACGTCACCGCGAGCCTGCCCGGCGGCGCCGGTGGTGGCGGGCTCGGTGATCTGCTCAAGGGCGGCCTTGGCGGCCTGCTCGCCGGCGGCGCAGCCGGCACCGTGCTCAGCGGCGGCCTCGGCGATCTGCTCAGCCAATTGCAGCAGAAGGGCCACGGCGACGCGGCCAATTCCTGGGTCAGCAACGGCCCCAACAAGCAGATCGCGCCCGGCGATCTTGCCAACGCTCTCGGCGCCGACCAGATCGACTCGCTGGCGTCGCAGAGCGGCATGTCGCGCGACCAATTGCTGCAGGGCCTGAGCCAGTATCTGCCCGACGCGATCAATCATCTGACGCCGGACGGCCGGCTGCCGAGCGGCGACGAGCTGAGCGGCCGGCTTTAG
- a CDS encoding 2-dehydropantoate 2-reductase: protein MNADRPIAIAGAGSIGCFVGGMLAASGRRVVLLARPRLIQEIAGNGLRVSSFDGSERMVSADRLVLSDDPSSLRHVETVLVTVKSADTAEIAELIARHAAADAAVISLQNGVGNVPLLRDRLPGRKVLGGMVPFNVVALGDGRFHRSTSGDIVIAQDDAGTAARLSAPGLAMKATSNIDGVQWGKLIVNLNNALNALSNIPLRQQLAQRSWRQLFADQMAEGLAAIRSEGIVPVSPTPLPSSWMPALLRLPDALFDMLLGRTMKIDPEARSSMWEDLQRGRRTEIDYLQGVITAIADRRGLEAPLSRRIIALIRKAEADGKGSPGLTPEQIRDGR from the coding sequence ATGAACGCGGACCGGCCGATCGCCATCGCGGGCGCCGGAAGCATCGGTTGCTTCGTCGGCGGCATGCTGGCTGCGTCCGGCCGCCGCGTCGTGCTGCTGGCGCGGCCGCGGTTGATCCAGGAGATCGCAGGCAACGGCTTGCGGGTCAGCAGTTTCGACGGCTCGGAGCGGATGGTATCCGCGGACCGGCTCGTTCTGTCCGACGATCCGTCGAGCCTGCGCCACGTCGAGACGGTGCTGGTGACGGTGAAGAGCGCCGATACCGCCGAGATCGCCGAATTGATCGCGCGCCACGCGGCTGCCGACGCCGCGGTGATCAGCCTGCAGAATGGCGTCGGCAATGTGCCGCTGCTGCGCGACCGCCTGCCGGGCCGCAAGGTGCTCGGCGGCATGGTGCCGTTCAATGTGGTCGCGCTCGGCGACGGCCGCTTCCATCGCTCGACCTCGGGCGACATCGTGATCGCGCAGGACGATGCCGGCACCGCCGCGCGGCTTTCGGCGCCGGGCCTTGCGATGAAGGCGACCTCCAACATCGACGGCGTGCAGTGGGGCAAGCTGATCGTCAATCTCAACAACGCGCTCAACGCGCTGTCCAACATTCCGCTGCGGCAGCAGCTCGCACAGCGCAGCTGGCGACAATTATTCGCCGACCAGATGGCCGAGGGTTTGGCCGCGATCCGTTCCGAAGGGATTGTGCCGGTGTCGCCGACGCCGCTGCCTTCGAGCTGGATGCCGGCATTGCTGCGGCTGCCTGACGCGCTGTTCGACATGCTGCTCGGCCGCACCATGAAGATCGATCCCGAAGCGCGCTCCTCGATGTGGGAGGATCTGCAACGTGGCCGGCGCACCGAGATCGACTATCTGCAGGGCGTGATCACCGCGATCGCGGATCGCCGCGGGCTGGAGGCGCCGCTGTCGAGACGTATCATCGCGCTGATCCGGAAGGCGGAGGCCGACGGCAAGGGGTCGCCGGGGCTGACGCCGGAGCAGATTCGCGATGGCCGCTGA
- a CDS encoding CAP domain-containing protein: protein MKLLFLALTFVLGIATTADAADYAGSISAYRRANGMPAVKLDAKLNAMALKQAQAMSATGSVSHSAGGSFFTRIAPLKKQRAAENIGAGFIAFAEMLQQWENSAGHRENLLMPGAKRVGVAFVDNPKSPYRRFWAMVITD, encoded by the coding sequence ATGAAGCTGCTGTTCCTCGCGCTCACCTTCGTGCTCGGCATCGCTACGACTGCCGACGCCGCCGACTATGCCGGTTCGATCAGTGCCTACCGACGCGCCAACGGCATGCCTGCGGTGAAGCTCGACGCGAAGCTGAATGCGATGGCGCTGAAGCAGGCGCAGGCGATGTCGGCGACCGGATCGGTCAGCCACTCCGCGGGCGGCAGCTTCTTCACCCGCATCGCGCCGCTGAAGAAGCAGCGCGCCGCCGAAAATATCGGCGCCGGTTTCATCGCCTTCGCCGAGATGCTGCAGCAGTGGGAGAACTCGGCGGGGCACCGCGAGAATCTGCTGATGCCGGGCGCGAAGCGCGTCGGCGTGGCCTTCGTCGACAATCCGAAGTCGCCGTACCGCAGGTTCTGGGCGATGGTGATTACCGATTGA
- a CDS encoding helix-turn-helix transcriptional regulator yields MVDVHRLDDVTARLGDVVLDPATWPSFMDEVCAAVGATGAAMLQSDIRTEDIPRTQSITDYFTKTYFPQNFHLTDIRAARGVPLMLAGTNVITDADLFGGETEMLRDPLYATLGEFGLKWFAGIGFRAGPALWALSIQRTPKEGMFDADEVKALSRISARLTEAATLSTVVGRSAISGITSALDLIQVAAIAVGRFGAVIGMNSQAEACLGHELAIRNNRLTLLDRQANIDLTRLIDLLAHSSDLHPLPTSPIVVRRIDKRPIVIQMQPVPPAARSPFLGARAILLIRDLEGNAAFDQALLAAAFELTPAQARLATRLARGDSIEAAAREAGIALATARNQLKTIFQKTGTHRQAELVALLHRVK; encoded by the coding sequence TTGGTCGACGTGCACAGGCTGGACGACGTGACCGCGCGCCTTGGCGACGTGGTTCTCGATCCCGCGACCTGGCCGTCCTTTATGGACGAGGTCTGCGCGGCCGTCGGCGCGACCGGGGCTGCGATGCTTCAGAGCGATATCCGCACCGAAGACATTCCGCGCACGCAATCGATCACCGACTATTTCACCAAGACCTACTTCCCGCAGAATTTTCATCTCACCGACATTCGCGCGGCGCGCGGCGTGCCGCTGATGCTCGCCGGCACCAACGTCATCACCGACGCCGACCTGTTCGGCGGCGAAACCGAGATGCTGCGCGACCCGCTCTATGCCACGCTCGGCGAGTTCGGGCTGAAATGGTTCGCGGGGATCGGCTTCCGCGCCGGCCCGGCATTGTGGGCACTCAGCATCCAGCGCACGCCAAAGGAAGGCATGTTCGATGCCGACGAGGTCAAGGCACTCTCGAGAATATCGGCGCGGCTGACCGAAGCCGCGACGCTGTCCACCGTCGTCGGGCGCTCCGCAATCTCGGGCATCACCAGCGCGCTCGACCTGATCCAGGTCGCGGCGATTGCCGTCGGCCGCTTCGGCGCCGTCATCGGCATGAACAGCCAGGCGGAAGCCTGCCTCGGCCATGAACTTGCGATCCGCAACAACCGCCTCACTTTGCTCGACCGGCAGGCCAATATCGATCTGACCAGGCTGATCGATCTGCTGGCCCACAGCTCGGACCTGCACCCGCTCCCGACATCGCCGATCGTGGTGCGCAGGATCGACAAGCGGCCGATCGTGATCCAGATGCAGCCGGTGCCTCCGGCCGCACGCTCACCGTTCTTGGGCGCGCGCGCGATCCTGTTGATCCGTGATCTCGAGGGCAACGCCGCATTCGATCAGGCGCTGCTGGCGGCGGCGTTCGAGCTGACGCCGGCGCAAGCGCGCCTTGCCACGCGACTTGCGCGCGGCGATTCGATCGAGGCGGCCGCACGGGAAGCCGGCATTGCCCTTGCCACCGCGCGCAATCAGCTCAAGACGATTTTCCAGAAGACCGGCACGCATCGGCAGGCGGAACTCGTCGCATTGCTGCACCGGGTGAAATGA
- a CDS encoding TetR/AcrR family transcriptional regulator, which translates to MARVNTHFMASSRKARLYGGMDAEERRAERRLKLIDAAIEVYGEVGYRVATVKAICEAAELTERYFYESFSNSEALLIAAYNHVVGHLHEEMTAAAAAAGGDAEMRLRAALTLYFTRLKEHPKPARVFLLEISGISPAVDAVKLDALRVFSDILVPPTLDPKHGDKAAAATLLSIGMVGAVISIALRWVSKQYPQAVEDVVAIAASFCRVALTEADRRRDLHLL; encoded by the coding sequence ATGGCGCGTGTCAATACACATTTCATGGCAAGCAGCCGGAAAGCCCGCCTCTATGGCGGTATGGACGCCGAGGAACGCCGCGCCGAGCGGCGGCTGAAGCTGATCGATGCGGCGATCGAGGTCTATGGCGAGGTCGGCTATCGGGTCGCCACCGTGAAGGCGATCTGCGAGGCGGCCGAGCTCACCGAACGCTATTTCTACGAATCCTTTTCCAACAGCGAAGCCCTGCTGATCGCCGCCTACAACCATGTCGTCGGCCACCTCCACGAGGAGATGACGGCTGCCGCGGCGGCCGCCGGCGGTGATGCCGAGATGAGGCTGCGCGCCGCGCTGACGCTGTATTTCACGCGTTTGAAGGAGCACCCGAAGCCCGCGCGGGTCTTCCTGCTCGAGATTTCCGGCATCAGTCCGGCGGTCGACGCCGTCAAGCTCGACGCCCTGCGCGTCTTCAGCGACATCCTGGTGCCGCCGACGCTCGATCCCAAACACGGCGACAAGGCCGCGGCTGCCACGCTGCTCTCGATCGGCATGGTCGGCGCGGTCATCTCGATCGCGCTGCGCTGGGTCTCGAAGCAATATCCGCAAGCCGTCGAGGACGTCGTCGCGATCGCCGCCAGCTTCTGCCGCGTGGCATTGACCGAGGCCGATCGCCGCCGGGATCTGCATTTGCTGTAG